A part of Andrena cerasifolii isolate SP2316 chromosome 10, iyAndCera1_principal, whole genome shotgun sequence genomic DNA contains:
- the Mrpl35 gene encoding mitochondrial ribosomal protein L35: MLRIVTTAVRGIIARTNIIGPTNSAIPIQCSLAHYAQQRSFGALSSVISKWDNVNNSGSKSILRQANVKTVISPTVLPVATPVRTVTKFSLKKGKRKSVKTVLKRFYRLNWGIWIRTRAGRDRRLWTKSATRKRRLRQHVFCNATQSTLLDKMVTKYWKRPHYYVDDPYTPYHKREEFPFTRRKPIPLPD; this comes from the exons ATGTTGCGTATTGTTACCACCGCGGTTCGAG GAATTATTGCTCGGACGAATATCATCGGTCCGACAAATTCAGCAATTCCTATTCAATGCTCTCTAGCTCATTACGCGCAACAGAGATCCTTTGGTGCGCTCTCTTCTGTCATTAGTAAGTGGGATAATGTGAACAACAGTGGATCGAAATCGATACTCAG GCAGGCAAATGTGAAAACTGTCATTTCACCAACCGTGCTACCTGTCGCGACACCTGTAAGAACAGTCACTAAATTTTCCTTGAAGAAAGGGAAAAGAAAGAGCGTAAAGACTGTGCTTAAACGATTTTATAGATTAAATTG GGGTATATGGATCAGAACGCGTGCTGGGCGCGACAGAAGATTGTGGACAAAATCTGCAACCAGGAAACGCAGACTGAGGCAACACGTTTTTTGTAATGCTACGCAGTCCACTTTATTAGACAAGATGGTCACGAAGTATTGGAAGAGGCCCCATTACTACGTGGACGATCCCTACACTCCATATCACAAGCGTGAAGAATTCCCCTTCACAAGAAGGAAACCCATTCCTTTACCAGATTAG
- the LOC143374336 gene encoding oxaloacetate tautomerase FAHD2B, mitochondrial isoform X1, with amino-acid sequence MPYRGKVRSLGRACLAIRNSCSEKGNAHLIAGRNFSASSALDMRFVQFTSKNGGPQHLGVQLKQGGDIIAVSAIDSRIPNTLRKFLEGGDDLLKKTKREDDVDLWTMVERIVAEGRSVIPEAEVNFLAPVTRMDKLACIGLNYSGHCEEQGVPTPEMPVVFSKFPSNIIGPRDNIMLPQISDKVDWEAELAIVIGKKCKALNKDEGEDCIFGYTVAQDITARDWQKGKRNGGQFLLGKAMDTFCPLGPAIVTKESVCDINNLSVRTWVNGNIKQDGNTSELIFKPIEIVAYISQFMTLLPGDVILTGTPAGVGFTRKPPEFLQRGDVLETEIESLGRLRNKVL; translated from the exons atGCCTTATCGCGGAAAAGTACGCTCGCTCGGCAGAGCCTGCCTCGCCATTCGAAACTCGTGCAGCGAGAAGGGTAACGCGCATCTCATCGCCGGCAGGAATTTCTCGGCGAGTAGCGCGCTCGACATGCG GTTCGTGCAGTTTACCAGCAAAAATGGGGGGCCCCAGCACTTGGGGGTGCAGCTGAAGCAGGGCGGAGACATAATCGCCGTGTCTGCCATCGACTCGCGGATCCCCAACACTCTGAGAAAGTTCCTGGAAGGTGGTGATGATCTCCTAAAGAAGACCAAAAG GGAAGACGATGTCGACCTGTGGACCATGGTAGAGAG GATCGTGGCCGAAGGACGAAGCGTGATACCGGAAGCAGAGGTGAACTTCCTAGCGCCAGTGACGCGGATGGACAAGCTGGCGTGCATCGGCCTCAACTACAGCGGCCACTGCGAGGAGCAAGGCGTGCCCACGCCAGAAATGCCAGTGGTCTTCAGCAAATTCCCCAGCAACATCATCGGTCCCCGCGACAACATCATGCTGCCACAGATCTCGGAT AAAGTCGACTGGGAGGCCGAGCTGGCGATAGTGATCGGCAAGAAGTGCAAAGCGCTGAACAAAGACGAAGGGGAGGACTGCATCTTCGGCTACACGGTGGCGCAGGACATCACCGCGCGTGACTGGCAGAAGGGGAAGAGGAACGGTGGCCAGTTCCTCCTGGGGAAAGCCATGGACACGTTCTGCCCCTTGGGACCAGCCATCGTCACCAAGGAGTCCGTGTGCGACATCAATAACTTGTCGGTGAGGACGTGGGTGAACGGTAACATCAAGCAGGACGGCAACACTAGCGAGCTCATCTTCAAGCCCATCGAAATCGTCGCCTATATTTCACA ATTTATGACCCTGTTACCCGGAGACGTGATTCTAACTGGCACACCTGCCGGCGTAGGATTCACCCGCAAACCACCAGAGTTTCTTCAG CGAGGAGACGTACTGGAGACGGAGATAGAGAGCCTAGGACGATTGAGGAATAAGGTTCTCTGA
- the LOC143374336 gene encoding oxaloacetate tautomerase FAHD2A, mitochondrial isoform X2 translates to MPYRGKVRSLGRACLAIRNSCSEKGNAHLIAGRNFSASSALDMRFVQFTSKNGGPQHLGVQLKQGGDIIAVSAIDSRIPNTLRKFLEGGDDLLKKTKRIVAEGRSVIPEAEVNFLAPVTRMDKLACIGLNYSGHCEEQGVPTPEMPVVFSKFPSNIIGPRDNIMLPQISDKVDWEAELAIVIGKKCKALNKDEGEDCIFGYTVAQDITARDWQKGKRNGGQFLLGKAMDTFCPLGPAIVTKESVCDINNLSVRTWVNGNIKQDGNTSELIFKPIEIVAYISQFMTLLPGDVILTGTPAGVGFTRKPPEFLQRGDVLETEIESLGRLRNKVL, encoded by the exons atGCCTTATCGCGGAAAAGTACGCTCGCTCGGCAGAGCCTGCCTCGCCATTCGAAACTCGTGCAGCGAGAAGGGTAACGCGCATCTCATCGCCGGCAGGAATTTCTCGGCGAGTAGCGCGCTCGACATGCG GTTCGTGCAGTTTACCAGCAAAAATGGGGGGCCCCAGCACTTGGGGGTGCAGCTGAAGCAGGGCGGAGACATAATCGCCGTGTCTGCCATCGACTCGCGGATCCCCAACACTCTGAGAAAGTTCCTGGAAGGTGGTGATGATCTCCTAAAGAAGACCAAAAG GATCGTGGCCGAAGGACGAAGCGTGATACCGGAAGCAGAGGTGAACTTCCTAGCGCCAGTGACGCGGATGGACAAGCTGGCGTGCATCGGCCTCAACTACAGCGGCCACTGCGAGGAGCAAGGCGTGCCCACGCCAGAAATGCCAGTGGTCTTCAGCAAATTCCCCAGCAACATCATCGGTCCCCGCGACAACATCATGCTGCCACAGATCTCGGAT AAAGTCGACTGGGAGGCCGAGCTGGCGATAGTGATCGGCAAGAAGTGCAAAGCGCTGAACAAAGACGAAGGGGAGGACTGCATCTTCGGCTACACGGTGGCGCAGGACATCACCGCGCGTGACTGGCAGAAGGGGAAGAGGAACGGTGGCCAGTTCCTCCTGGGGAAAGCCATGGACACGTTCTGCCCCTTGGGACCAGCCATCGTCACCAAGGAGTCCGTGTGCGACATCAATAACTTGTCGGTGAGGACGTGGGTGAACGGTAACATCAAGCAGGACGGCAACACTAGCGAGCTCATCTTCAAGCCCATCGAAATCGTCGCCTATATTTCACA ATTTATGACCCTGTTACCCGGAGACGTGATTCTAACTGGCACACCTGCCGGCGTAGGATTCACCCGCAAACCACCAGAGTTTCTTCAG CGAGGAGACGTACTGGAGACGGAGATAGAGAGCCTAGGACGATTGAGGAATAAGGTTCTCTGA